A section of the Methanoregula formicica SMSP genome encodes:
- the recQ gene encoding DNA helicase RecQ has translation MATIHDLLRQYWGSPSFLPLQEEIIGSVLSGNDTLAILATGGGKSLCYQLPALYLGGLTLVISPLISLMKDQVDDLQARGIPAAAWNSSLDQKERARITGGISDANLRLLFISPEKCLQPGFLSSLATARVRLIAIDEAHCISEWGHNFRPEYRQLARIKEVFPGIPLIALTATAIPGVRRDIRQQLKMECAREFTGSFNRKNLRYRVVPKKNPLVFLADYLGQHREESGIVYCLSRSETETVAGDLQQRGFSAAAYHAGLSRQERERVQESFIRDRVQVVCATVAFGMGIDKPDVRFVIHYDLPKTLEGYYQETGRAGRDGQYSECVLLYSRGDYARIRSLLEQGDSGGQHLKVSLAKLRDMQEYCETTGCRRKFLLTYFGEDYPEENCGSCDTCDHPPEMTDCTDAAKLIAGCVKQLPRSFGIDLIADVLRGSKNEKARQYNLTSLPAYGTGKKYSKAQYRTWIQEMVRQGFLSRAGEQYPVIGCTTRTDEIVRNRCRVMLPAPEDAAVRRRASPAVVPVHGSEDLFQRLKALRREIAEENRVPPYVIFPDRTLQELASRRPSGMAGLSTIFGIGAVKREKYGMAFLREIARQDTYSWGKEGNICVNDQ, from the coding sequence ATGGCAACGATACACGACCTTCTCCGGCAATACTGGGGCTCACCCTCGTTTTTGCCGCTCCAGGAAGAGATCATCGGCTCCGTTCTTTCCGGCAACGATACGCTCGCGATCCTGGCGACCGGCGGCGGAAAGTCGCTTTGCTACCAGCTTCCCGCCCTGTACCTGGGCGGCCTCACGCTGGTCATCTCCCCCCTCATCTCCCTGATGAAGGACCAGGTTGACGACCTGCAGGCCCGGGGGATTCCGGCAGCTGCCTGGAACAGCAGCCTCGACCAGAAGGAGCGTGCCCGGATCACAGGGGGGATCTCCGACGCGAACCTCCGGCTCCTCTTCATCTCACCGGAGAAATGCCTGCAGCCGGGCTTCCTCTCGTCGCTTGCCACTGCCCGCGTACGGCTTATCGCGATCGACGAGGCCCACTGCATCTCCGAATGGGGCCACAACTTCCGGCCCGAGTACCGGCAGCTTGCCCGGATCAAAGAGGTATTCCCCGGCATCCCCCTCATTGCCCTGACCGCAACCGCAATCCCCGGGGTCCGACGGGACATACGGCAGCAGCTGAAGATGGAATGTGCCCGGGAATTCACGGGCAGTTTCAACCGGAAGAACCTCCGGTACCGCGTTGTTCCCAAGAAGAACCCACTGGTATTCCTTGCCGATTACCTCGGGCAGCACCGCGAGGAGTCAGGGATCGTGTACTGCCTGTCGCGCAGCGAGACCGAGACCGTTGCCGGGGACCTTCAGCAGCGGGGCTTTTCTGCAGCCGCATACCATGCCGGGCTTTCCCGGCAGGAGCGGGAGCGGGTGCAGGAGTCCTTTATCCGCGACCGGGTGCAGGTGGTCTGCGCCACGGTGGCTTTCGGCATGGGAATCGACAAGCCGGACGTGCGGTTCGTCATTCACTATGACCTGCCAAAGACTCTCGAAGGGTATTACCAGGAGACGGGCAGGGCCGGCCGTGACGGCCAGTACAGCGAGTGCGTCCTCCTGTACAGCCGGGGCGATTACGCGAGGATCCGCTCCCTGCTCGAACAGGGCGATTCCGGCGGACAGCACCTGAAAGTCTCCCTCGCAAAACTCCGCGACATGCAAGAGTACTGCGAGACGACAGGCTGCCGCCGGAAGTTCCTGCTCACCTACTTTGGCGAGGATTACCCGGAGGAAAACTGCGGCTCGTGCGATACCTGCGATCACCCCCCCGAGATGACGGACTGCACGGATGCGGCAAAGCTGATCGCAGGCTGCGTAAAACAACTCCCCCGGAGTTTCGGCATCGACCTGATCGCCGATGTCCTGAGGGGCTCTAAAAACGAGAAGGCCCGGCAGTACAATCTCACCTCTCTCCCTGCGTATGGGACCGGGAAGAAGTACAGTAAGGCGCAGTACCGCACCTGGATCCAGGAGATGGTACGGCAGGGATTCCTTTCCCGCGCCGGTGAGCAGTATCCCGTGATCGGGTGCACAACCCGGACCGATGAGATCGTAAGGAACCGTTGCCGCGTGATGCTTCCGGCGCCGGAAGACGCCGCGGTACGGCGCCGTGCTTCGCCGGCGGTGGTGCCGGTGCATGGCAGCGAAGACCTCTTCCAGCGCTTAAAAGCCCTGCGCCGGGAGATTGCCGAAGAAAACCGCGTGCCCCCGTATGTTATCTTTCCTGACCGGACCCTGCAGGAGCTCGCTTCCCGCCGGCCGTCCGGCATGGCGGGCCTCTCGACAATCTTTGGCATCGGGGCGGTGAAGCGGGAGAAGTACGGCATGGCCTTCCTCAGAGAGATTGCCCGCCAGGACACATACTCCTGGGGGAAAGAAGGGAATATCTGCGTCAACGACCAATGA
- a CDS encoding zinc ribbon domain-containing protein: MTRKCSSCGIPAPDGESRFCNRCGAAIVDEPEPQFPVCGTCGAQVADPLAQFCDKCGGPMKKSLACPTCGNPAIDENSKFCTRCGTTFAKPGTCASCGFVNPENAGFCNRCGAALKTAAAPPAAAPASPAPSVVLTPKRSPLPIVEEPPAADWDPWSDSPGEQETPAPAPQIRVPQKKYSHLPLIADELKDYKKSAAGLDDFPAPAEPASRRKGGLNFLKK; the protein is encoded by the coding sequence ATGACCAGAAAATGCAGTTCCTGTGGTATCCCGGCACCTGACGGAGAATCACGGTTCTGTAACCGGTGCGGGGCCGCGATCGTGGATGAACCGGAACCGCAGTTCCCGGTCTGCGGGACCTGTGGCGCACAGGTGGCCGATCCCCTGGCGCAGTTCTGTGACAAGTGCGGGGGGCCGATGAAAAAATCCCTGGCCTGCCCGACATGCGGGAACCCGGCAATCGACGAAAACTCGAAGTTCTGCACCCGGTGCGGGACAACGTTTGCAAAGCCGGGGACCTGTGCGTCCTGCGGCTTTGTCAATCCTGAAAACGCCGGCTTCTGTAACCGGTGCGGGGCAGCACTGAAGACAGCCGCCGCCCCACCCGCAGCGGCACCGGCCTCGCCTGCCCCGTCCGTGGTCCTCACCCCGAAGCGCTCTCCCCTCCCAATAGTGGAGGAGCCCCCGGCGGCCGACTGGGACCCCTGGTCCGACAGCCCCGGCGAACAGGAAACCCCGGCGCCCGCCCCGCAGATCCGGGTCCCGCAGAAGAAATACTCCCACCTCCCCCTGATAGCCGATGAACTGAAGGATTACAAGAAATCCGCTGCGGGTCTTGACGACTTCCCGGCACCTGCTGAACCGGCATCCCGCAGGAAGGGCGGCCTCAACTTCCTGAAAAAGTAG
- a CDS encoding phosphoribosylformylglycinamidine synthase subunit PurQ yields the protein MAAAKRNIKRPVVAAKAPAARKMIPEKALIMSGYGINSEMETQEALARAGMASDIVHINDLIAGEQRLSDYRLLVFPGGFSYGDDTGAGNAYANRVRNNLWDELQEFLDGDNLVLGICNGFQILANLGLVPAFDRSYGREIALMPNRGGRLECRFVTLKPEHESHWTKGIERIWCPVSHGEGNFSCSAETLKKIKQKKMVAFTYCREDMSPANGEYPYNPNGALGDIAGITSADRKVLGMMPHPERAMEFYNLYDWPLVKEQARREGRPVPKESPNMQIFKNIVEYFS from the coding sequence ATGGCAGCAGCAAAGAGGAACATCAAAAGGCCCGTTGTGGCAGCGAAGGCGCCCGCAGCCCGCAAGATGATCCCCGAGAAGGCTCTTATCATGAGCGGGTACGGGATCAACTCCGAGATGGAGACGCAGGAGGCGCTGGCCCGGGCCGGCATGGCCTCCGACATCGTCCACATTAACGACCTGATCGCGGGGGAGCAGCGGCTCTCTGACTACCGGCTTCTCGTCTTCCCGGGCGGATTCTCGTATGGCGACGACACCGGTGCCGGCAATGCCTATGCAAACCGGGTGAGAAACAACCTCTGGGACGAACTCCAGGAGTTCCTGGATGGCGACAATCTGGTGCTTGGCATCTGCAACGGGTTCCAGATCCTGGCAAACCTCGGCCTGGTTCCCGCGTTTGACCGGAGTTATGGACGCGAGATTGCCCTCATGCCAAACCGCGGCGGAAGGCTTGAGTGCCGGTTCGTCACCCTGAAGCCGGAACACGAAAGCCACTGGACAAAGGGGATCGAGCGCATCTGGTGCCCGGTCTCCCATGGTGAGGGAAACTTCTCCTGTTCAGCAGAGACACTCAAAAAGATCAAACAGAAGAAGATGGTGGCGTTCACCTACTGCCGCGAGGACATGAGCCCGGCAAACGGTGAATACCCGTACAATCCCAACGGGGCGCTCGGGGATATTGCCGGCATCACCTCAGCCGACAGGAAAGTGCTCGGCATGATGCCGCATCCCGAACGGGCCATGGAGTTTTACAACCTCTACGACTGGCCGCTGGTAAAAGAGCAGGCCCGGCGCGAGGGAAGGCCGGTGCCAAAAGAATCGCCCAACATGCAGATCTTCAAAAATATCGTGGAATACTTCTCGTAA
- a CDS encoding phosphoribosylformylglycinamidine synthase subunit PurL, whose translation MASFVHRIEVHFTKDPRLKTRTDRVRSLGFPVDELHLADVYTIVTRSRDFTRDELVQVAQQLVNPVVQEYTVDEATLPLFDYAIEVGFLPGVTDNVGTTARQTIEDFLAMKFVEGEAVYSSQLYFVRGQMPRPALEKLAATLANPLVNRVYIRTRQEYGQKGMDRVVPAVELHELSTAEPVDLEISDAELMKLGKEGILDPQTGQRRGPLALDLAQLHTIRDHFRTLGRKPTDVELESLAQTWSEHCKHTIFASSMDDDVPRGLYKTYIQAATNEIREAAGEKDICVSVFSDNSGAIVFDDEFIVTHKVETHNSPSALDPFGGALTGIVGVNRDTIGFGLGAKPCINIYGFCVGDPETGPSLFRGKDASNPVLSPRQILEGVVRGVGVGGNCSGIPTPQGFCWFDNRYAGKPLVFAGTVGILPRETGGRKLHEKTAHKGDLIVMVGGRVGKDGIHGATFSSEALDSKSPVTAVQIGDPITQKKFSDVIVKEARDLGLYRSITDNGAGGLSCSVAEMAKECNGCHVHLDRVPLKYHGMAPWEVWISESQERMTLAVPPDNLGAFMDLMDRRDVEATVIGEFTDSGRCVVECGGRTVMDIGLDFLHDGLPKKQLTTRFERKANPEPVVPCPGRLDAILLLMMKQKNICSTEFITVQYDHTVQGGHVLGPVQGKGRVQSVATLTKVVLNSKKAVGLSQALFPSYSEIDPYQMAGAGIDTAIRGLVAMGIPPDTIAILDNFCWCSSDDPERLGQLKLAAKGCYDFAKAFSTPFISGKDSMFNDFSGFDADNNPVKVSVPPTLLISSIGVHPDAAKAVSLDAKIAGDLVYIVGQTREELGGSEYFAYLGSPGNTVPVLDAGAAKERYARLASAIAHELVASAFPVSHGGLGVALAKVAVAGKLGMDLTLPVPDRMRPDYFLFSESLSRFVVTVAPDHKRAFEQALGADAVLVGRTGGSRLRISGRVLLLDVGVDDLEKAYKAPFGGY comes from the coding sequence ATGGCTTCTTTTGTCCACCGCATAGAAGTTCACTTCACCAAAGACCCCCGGCTGAAGACCCGGACGGACCGTGTCCGTTCGCTCGGTTTTCCGGTCGACGAGCTGCACCTTGCCGATGTCTATACGATCGTAACCCGTTCCCGCGACTTCACCCGGGACGAGCTTGTACAGGTTGCGCAGCAGCTGGTCAACCCGGTGGTGCAGGAGTATACGGTGGATGAAGCTACCCTGCCGCTCTTCGATTATGCCATCGAGGTCGGGTTCCTCCCGGGCGTTACCGATAATGTGGGCACGACCGCCCGGCAGACCATCGAGGACTTCCTCGCGATGAAATTTGTTGAGGGGGAAGCGGTGTACTCCTCGCAGCTCTATTTCGTGCGGGGCCAGATGCCGCGGCCGGCACTTGAGAAGCTTGCCGCAACGCTTGCAAACCCGCTGGTCAACCGGGTCTATATCCGCACCCGGCAGGAGTACGGGCAGAAGGGAATGGACCGGGTCGTCCCCGCCGTCGAGCTCCATGAACTCTCCACCGCCGAACCGGTAGATCTTGAGATCAGCGACGCAGAACTCATGAAACTGGGAAAAGAAGGGATTTTAGACCCGCAGACCGGCCAGCGCCGGGGGCCGCTCGCCCTTGACCTTGCGCAGCTCCATACCATCCGCGATCATTTCCGCACGCTTGGGAGAAAACCGACCGATGTGGAACTCGAGTCGCTTGCCCAGACCTGGAGCGAGCACTGCAAGCACACGATCTTTGCGTCCTCCATGGACGATGACGTGCCCCGCGGGCTGTACAAAACCTACATCCAGGCAGCAACGAACGAGATCCGCGAGGCAGCGGGGGAGAAGGACATCTGCGTCTCGGTCTTCTCCGACAATTCCGGCGCGATCGTCTTCGACGACGAGTTCATTGTCACGCACAAGGTCGAGACCCACAACTCGCCCTCCGCCCTCGACCCGTTCGGCGGGGCCCTCACCGGCATCGTGGGAGTGAACCGCGACACCATCGGATTCGGCCTCGGGGCAAAGCCCTGCATCAACATCTATGGTTTCTGCGTCGGCGACCCGGAGACCGGCCCCTCCCTCTTCCGCGGGAAGGACGCATCAAACCCGGTCCTCTCTCCCCGGCAGATCCTCGAAGGGGTTGTGCGGGGCGTGGGGGTTGGGGGGAACTGCTCGGGCATCCCGACGCCGCAGGGCTTCTGCTGGTTCGACAACCGGTACGCGGGAAAACCGCTCGTATTCGCCGGGACCGTCGGGATCCTGCCCCGGGAAACGGGCGGGCGGAAGCTGCACGAGAAGACAGCGCACAAGGGCGACCTCATCGTGATGGTCGGCGGCCGCGTCGGAAAGGACGGGATCCACGGGGCCACGTTCTCTTCGGAGGCGCTCGATTCGAAGAGCCCGGTCACCGCAGTGCAGATCGGCGACCCGATCACCCAGAAGAAGTTCTCTGACGTGATCGTGAAGGAGGCCAGGGACCTTGGGCTGTACCGGAGCATCACGGACAACGGGGCCGGGGGGCTCTCCTGCTCGGTTGCCGAGATGGCAAAGGAGTGCAACGGCTGCCACGTTCACCTCGACCGGGTCCCGCTGAAGTACCACGGCATGGCGCCATGGGAGGTCTGGATCTCCGAGTCGCAGGAGAGAATGACGCTTGCCGTGCCCCCTGATAACCTCGGGGCATTCATGGACCTGATGGACCGCCGTGACGTGGAAGCAACTGTGATCGGTGAATTCACCGATTCCGGCCGGTGCGTGGTGGAGTGCGGGGGCAGGACCGTGATGGACATCGGGCTTGACTTCCTCCATGACGGCCTCCCGAAGAAACAGTTAACGACACGCTTTGAAAGGAAAGCGAACCCGGAGCCGGTCGTCCCCTGTCCCGGCCGGCTCGATGCAATCCTTCTCCTGATGATGAAGCAGAAGAACATCTGCTCAACGGAGTTCATCACCGTCCAGTACGACCATACCGTGCAGGGCGGCCACGTGCTCGGCCCGGTCCAGGGGAAGGGCCGGGTCCAGTCAGTCGCGACCCTGACAAAGGTGGTCCTGAACTCGAAGAAGGCGGTGGGGCTCTCGCAGGCCCTCTTCCCTTCGTATTCCGAGATCGATCCCTACCAGATGGCCGGTGCCGGTATCGACACCGCTATCCGCGGCCTTGTCGCGATGGGCATTCCCCCGGATACGATCGCGATCCTCGACAACTTCTGTTGGTGTTCATCGGACGATCCGGAGCGCCTCGGGCAGCTGAAACTCGCGGCAAAGGGCTGTTATGACTTCGCGAAGGCATTTTCGACACCGTTCATCTCCGGCAAGGATTCCATGTTCAACGACTTCTCGGGGTTCGACGCGGACAACAATCCCGTGAAGGTCTCGGTCCCGCCCACGCTCCTCATCTCGTCCATCGGCGTCCACCCGGATGCGGCAAAGGCGGTCTCGCTGGACGCAAAGATTGCAGGCGACCTCGTGTATATCGTGGGGCAAACAAGGGAGGAGCTGGGCGGGTCCGAGTACTTTGCCTACCTTGGCAGCCCCGGCAACACCGTGCCGGTGCTGGACGCAGGTGCGGCAAAGGAACGCTACGCCCGCCTTGCCTCTGCGATTGCCCACGAGCTCGTGGCCTCGGCGTTTCCGGTCAGCCACGGGGGTCTTGGCGTTGCGCTCGCAAAGGTCGCGGTTGCCGGAAAGCTTGGCATGGATCTCACGCTCCCGGTCCCGGATCGCATGCGGCCCGATTATTTCCTCTTCTCTGAATCGCTCTCCCGGTTTGTTGTTACGGTTGCGCCCGACCACAAGCGGGCATTTGAGCAGGCGCTGGGTGCGGATGCCGTGCTGGTCGGCCGGACCGGCGGCAGCCGCCTGCGGATCAGCGGCCGCGTCCTGCTGCTCGATGTCGGCGTCGATGACCTGGAGAAGGCCTACAAGGCACCATTCGGGGGGTACTGA
- the tsaA gene encoding tRNA (N6-threonylcarbamoyladenosine(37)-N6)-methyltransferase TrmO has product MQSPPDSAPSITLTPVGTIHSPFADIAGMPIQPNGARGTRGTVEVFPSFAGGLRDLDGFERIILIYAFHQCNGHQLVVRPFLDTTPRGVFATRSPKRPNAIGLSTVRLIEVKGGTLTVEDIDVLDGTPLLDIKPYVPAFDAYPGSRCGWFENVACNAETHRSDDRFR; this is encoded by the coding sequence ATGCAATCCCCGCCCGATTCTGCCCCGTCGATCACGCTCACCCCGGTTGGAACGATCCACTCGCCGTTCGCCGATATCGCGGGCATGCCCATCCAGCCGAACGGTGCCCGGGGCACACGGGGCACTGTCGAGGTATTCCCCTCCTTTGCGGGGGGCCTCCGGGATCTCGACGGGTTTGAGCGTATCATCCTGATCTATGCATTCCACCAGTGTAACGGGCACCAGCTGGTTGTCAGGCCCTTCCTTGACACCACGCCCCGTGGCGTCTTTGCCACCCGGTCGCCAAAGCGCCCGAATGCCATCGGCTTATCGACCGTCCGCCTCATCGAAGTGAAGGGCGGGACACTGACGGTCGAAGATATCGATGTGCTGGACGGCACGCCGCTGCTTGACATCAAGCCGTACGTCCCGGCCTTCGATGCGTACCCCGGCTCCCGCTGCGGGTGGTTCGAGAACGTTGCCTGCAATGCCGAGACCCACCGGTCCGATGACCGGTTCCGGTAG
- a CDS encoding DNA-methyltransferase, giving the protein MAGTVFFRDDRSMIINEDLFATRTIANESIDLVVTSPPYNVDIPYNSHDDRGTYDEYLSFSARWMKRCHGWLRRDGRFCLNIPLDKNKGGHQSVGADLTAIAKEAGFSYHSTIVWNEGNISRRTAWGSWMSASAPHVIAPVELIVVFYKDSWKKTSGSRKSDITRDEFMAWTNGLWTFNGESKKKIGHPAPFPVELPLRCMKLFTFVGDTVLDPFMGSGSTLVAAALCGRRGIGIEIDRGYCAIAQNRLAGAGTPALEE; this is encoded by the coding sequence GTGGCAGGAACTGTTTTTTTCCGTGATGACCGGTCCATGATCATCAACGAGGACCTTTTTGCCACCCGGACAATCGCGAACGAGAGCATCGATCTCGTGGTAACATCGCCGCCCTACAACGTGGACATCCCGTACAACTCCCACGATGACCGGGGCACGTATGACGAGTATCTTTCCTTCTCGGCCCGATGGATGAAACGGTGCCACGGGTGGCTGAGACGCGACGGGCGCTTCTGCTTGAACATCCCGCTCGACAAGAACAAGGGAGGCCACCAGAGCGTGGGGGCAGATCTCACGGCCATTGCAAAGGAGGCCGGCTTCTCGTACCACTCCACCATCGTCTGGAATGAGGGGAACATCTCGCGCCGGACCGCGTGGGGGTCGTGGATGAGCGCTTCGGCCCCGCACGTGATCGCGCCGGTGGAACTGATCGTGGTATTCTACAAGGACAGCTGGAAGAAGACCAGCGGCTCGCGAAAATCCGATATCACGCGGGACGAGTTCATGGCCTGGACCAACGGCCTCTGGACATTCAACGGCGAGAGCAAGAAGAAGATCGGGCACCCGGCGCCGTTCCCGGTCGAGCTCCCGCTGCGATGCATGAAGCTCTTCACGTTTGTCGGGGATACCGTGCTCGACCCGTTCATGGGGAGCGGGAGCACGCTCGTTGCCGCGGCCCTCTGCGGGCGGAGAGGGATCGGTATCGAGATCGACAGGGGATACTGCGCCATCGCACAGAACCGCCTCGCGGGTGCAGGAACCCCGGCCCTGGAGGAGTGA
- a CDS encoding type II toxin-antitoxin system HicB family antitoxin, translating to MHYTIITECHEKGGFTARCVEIPSARGYGNTQGEAIANIREAIEVVREAQNAELAKTIASVHSEIIKIEVADSA from the coding sequence ATGCACTACACCATCATCACGGAGTGCCACGAGAAGGGCGGGTTCACTGCCCGCTGCGTGGAGATTCCGTCTGCACGCGGGTATGGCAACACCCAAGGTGAAGCCATAGCAAACATCCGCGAAGCGATCGAAGTGGTGCGGGAAGCCCAGAATGCGGAGCTGGCAAAGACCATTGCCTCCGTCCATTCTGAGATCATCAAGATCGAAGTCGCTGACTCCGCATAA
- a CDS encoding ABC transporter ATP-binding protein has product MTTVLEARGLSKAYGDVQAVDNVTLSVEEGALFGLLGPNGSGKTTMIKMLTGQTRPSGGSAQVLGVDVTADPVGVRARVGIIPEQETPPSFLSAMEYLRFVAAVRKIPDIETKAEWWFDFLDFADKKNVLCKDLSRGTRQKLMFTQAFIHEPALALIDEPLINFDPIMQDLVKEYLAGYVKKGKTIFISTHILEVAEEICSEFAILHKGKLLHNGTVAELTGGGDHLPSFFLSLVRKDRHA; this is encoded by the coding sequence ATGACAACAGTTCTGGAAGCGCGGGGCCTTTCGAAGGCCTATGGCGATGTACAGGCAGTGGACAACGTAACGCTCTCGGTTGAGGAGGGGGCGCTCTTCGGCCTGCTGGGCCCGAACGGCTCCGGCAAGACCACGATGATCAAGATGCTGACCGGGCAGACCCGGCCGAGCGGGGGATCGGCGCAGGTGCTCGGCGTGGATGTGACCGCGGACCCGGTCGGGGTCCGGGCCCGGGTCGGGATCATCCCCGAGCAGGAGACACCGCCCAGTTTCCTCTCCGCAATGGAGTACCTCCGGTTCGTTGCCGCGGTTCGGAAGATCCCGGATATCGAGACAAAAGCGGAGTGGTGGTTCGACTTCCTCGATTTCGCCGACAAGAAGAACGTGCTCTGTAAGGATCTCTCCCGGGGCACCCGGCAGAAGCTGATGTTCACCCAGGCTTTCATCCACGAGCCGGCGCTCGCGCTGATTGATGAGCCGCTCATCAACTTCGACCCGATCATGCAGGACCTGGTCAAGGAGTACCTTGCAGGCTACGTGAAGAAGGGGAAGACGATCTTCATCTCAACGCATATCCTCGAGGTGGCCGAGGAGATCTGCTCGGAGTTTGCCATCCTCCACAAGGGGAAGCTGCTCCACAACGGCACCGTTGCCGAACTGACCGGCGGGGGCGACCACCTGCCGTCCTTCTTCCTCTCGCTTGTCCGGAAGGATCGCCATGCTTGA
- a CDS encoding TetR/AcrR family transcriptional regulator, with amino-acid sequence MREPSPDKQEAILETALRLFTERGFAGTPTSLISKEAGVATGTLFFYFKTKEELIDTLYRRVKSEAAQAMGRGLDAEKTAKDKFCRLGKNAAGWGIRNPAKLKFMEQFAHSPFVSTSAHEEGMSHFLFLEELVRQGIRDGEIRNVEPSGLFCLMASALSGMIAHALSTDDRKERERIIEDGLDFIWFGMKA; translated from the coding sequence ATGCGTGAACCTTCGCCCGACAAGCAGGAAGCGATCCTGGAGACGGCGCTCCGGCTCTTCACCGAGCGGGGCTTTGCCGGCACGCCGACCTCACTCATTTCGAAAGAAGCCGGGGTTGCCACGGGGACGCTCTTTTTTTATTTCAAAACAAAGGAGGAACTCATCGACACGCTCTACCGTCGGGTGAAGAGCGAGGCGGCGCAGGCGATGGGCCGCGGCCTTGACGCGGAGAAAACGGCAAAGGACAAATTCTGCAGGCTCGGGAAGAATGCGGCCGGGTGGGGGATCAGGAATCCCGCGAAACTGAAGTTCATGGAGCAGTTCGCCCACTCCCCGTTTGTCTCCACGAGCGCCCACGAAGAGGGGATGAGCCATTTTCTCTTTCTGGAGGAACTTGTCCGGCAGGGGATTCGGGATGGCGAGATCCGAAATGTCGAACCGTCCGGCCTTTTCTGCCTGATGGCATCGGCCCTCTCGGGCATGATCGCCCATGCGCTCTCCACGGATGACAGAAAAGAGCGGGAACGGATCATCGAAGACGGCTTGGATTTCATCTGGTTCGGCATGAAAGCGTGA
- a CDS encoding aldo/keto reductase, with the protein MLYRTVPKSGDRLSALGFGCMRLPSKGRSVDEERAIRQIRHAIDSGVNYFDTAPVYHFGKSEQVLAKALEGGYREKIRIATKLPHWEVFEREDMDRILNGQLEILRTDHIDYYLLHSLAGKSFRIMKDLGVLEFLDAAKTDGRIIHAGFSFHGILDDFKNIVDAYDWDFCQIQYNYLDEKIQAGTEGLKYAAAKGLAVMIMEPLRGGNLAGRTPGSVEKIWAESPVKRSPAEWGLRWVWDHPEVTVVLSGMNDEAHIDENIRVAGEALPGSLTPDEQALIGRVRDEYRRLMKVGCTGCGYCMPCPAGVDIPGVFSSYNAHALFPHDPAGKFQYIGRHGGLMGEKTAAGLCRQCGKCAKACPQHLPIPSLMKEVSREMEGMMDIAVPVMKGGLWCINRAKRVKRFFLG; encoded by the coding sequence ATGTTGTACCGGACTGTTCCCAAATCAGGGGACCGGCTCTCCGCGCTCGGCTTCGGCTGCATGCGCCTCCCTTCAAAGGGCCGGAGTGTTGACGAAGAGCGGGCAATCCGCCAGATCCGCCACGCGATCGACAGCGGCGTCAATTACTTTGACACGGCGCCCGTCTACCATTTTGGCAAGAGCGAGCAGGTACTTGCAAAGGCGCTTGAAGGCGGGTACCGCGAAAAGATCCGGATCGCGACCAAGCTCCCTCACTGGGAGGTCTTCGAACGCGAAGACATGGACCGGATCCTCAATGGCCAGCTGGAGATCCTCCGGACCGATCACATCGATTACTATCTCCTCCACAGCCTTGCCGGGAAGAGTTTCCGGATCATGAAAGACCTCGGTGTCCTTGAATTCCTTGACGCTGCAAAAACGGATGGCCGGATCATCCATGCCGGTTTCTCGTTCCACGGGATCCTTGACGATTTCAAAAATATCGTGGACGCGTATGACTGGGACTTCTGCCAGATCCAGTACAATTACCTTGACGAGAAGATCCAGGCAGGCACCGAGGGCCTGAAGTACGCTGCGGCAAAAGGCCTCGCGGTCATGATCATGGAGCCGCTGCGGGGCGGCAATCTTGCCGGCCGGACTCCCGGGAGCGTGGAGAAGATCTGGGCCGAATCTCCTGTGAAGCGGTCGCCGGCCGAGTGGGGCCTGCGCTGGGTCTGGGACCACCCGGAGGTTACCGTTGTCCTCTCCGGTATGAACGATGAGGCCCACATCGACGAGAACATCCGGGTCGCGGGCGAGGCGTTGCCGGGATCGCTCACGCCCGATGAACAGGCGCTCATCGGCAGGGTGCGGGACGAGTACCGCCGGTTGATGAAAGTCGGGTGCACGGGCTGCGGGTACTGCATGCCCTGTCCCGCCGGTGTCGACATCCCCGGCGTCTTTTCGAGTTACAATGCACACGCCCTCTTCCCGCATGACCCGGCGGGGAAGTTCCAGTACATCGGCCGGCATGGCGGGCTCATGGGGGAGAAGACCGCGGCCGGGCTCTGCCGGCAGTGCGGCAAGTGCGCGAAGGCGTGCCCGCAGCACCTCCCGATCCCGTCCCTGATGAAGGAGGTCTCGCGCGAGATGGAAGGGATGATGGACATCGCTGTCCCGGTCATGAAGGGCGGACTGTGGTGCATCAACCGGGCAAAACGGGTCAAACGGTTCTTTTTGGGGTGA